One segment of Terriglobia bacterium DNA contains the following:
- a CDS encoding response regulator transcription factor: MVSVLLIDDDTELSKLLEEYLQSEQFDLHAAHDGPSGLEKALANNYSAVILDVMLPGMSGLDVLKQLRQKSAVPVLMLTARGSELDRILGLELGADDYLPKPFNPRELVARLRAILRRSATGATPSASQPVHLAGVDLHPDSRSVTCNGKPVALTGAEFDLLYSFLRSPGKIISREDLTQAALGRPMSPMDRSIDVHVSNLRRKLGPYDGEQERIKAIRGSGYVYLLPGEQQ, encoded by the coding sequence ATGGTCTCAGTCCTGCTCATTGACGATGACACAGAGTTAAGCAAGCTGCTGGAGGAATATCTCCAAAGCGAACAATTCGACTTGCATGCGGCGCATGATGGCCCCAGCGGCCTGGAAAAAGCGCTCGCCAACAACTATTCCGCAGTGATCCTGGACGTGATGCTTCCGGGCATGAGCGGACTTGATGTGCTCAAGCAGCTTCGGCAAAAGAGCGCGGTGCCGGTCTTGATGTTGACGGCGCGCGGCAGTGAACTGGACCGCATTCTGGGCCTGGAACTTGGAGCGGACGACTATCTGCCCAAGCCTTTCAATCCCCGCGAACTGGTTGCCCGCTTGCGCGCGATCCTGCGCCGCTCGGCAACTGGAGCAACGCCTTCAGCTTCACAGCCAGTCCATTTGGCGGGTGTTGACCTGCACCCGGATTCGCGCAGCGTCACTTGCAACGGGAAGCCCGTCGCGCTTACCGGGGCGGAATTCGACCTTCTGTATTCATTCCTGCGCAGTCCGGGCAAGATCATCAGCCGTGAGGACCTGACGCAGGCTGCGCTGGGCAGGCCGATGTCTCCCATGGACCGTAGCATTGACGTGCATGTGAGCAATCTTAGACGCAAGCTGGGGCCTTATGACGGAGAGCAGGAACGCATTAAGGCGATCCGCGGCAGCGGTTACGTCTATCTGCTTCCAGGAGAGCAGCAGTGA
- a CDS encoding HAMP domain-containing protein, with the protein MKYRSLFLKIFFCFWLAAAAMISTLNIMLWFSFNQDPNPERRRGALGEALNLYAESAVQVYDSEGPQAFEQFVNRSLKEAGTEIELFDGDGKSLTAPTAAEAYSVANEIKQTQQHISHVTSLGRMTWGRPVVAPSGRVFIFVTRLRQPYVFRGLPSWGIALSILAAGVISYFLALYLTSPVKKLKSVVQSFAEGNLEARVTPQLGSRHDELADLGREFDHMAERIAALISSQKRLLADISHELRSPLARLTVALALARKNTTTKGEAALDRIEMESERVNALVGQLLALTRLESGAESVPPETVALEELLEEVIDDANYEAKPLHKEVRVLQLAPCRVRGSSELLRSGIENVIRNAIRYTAEGTAVEVCLTTRLDNAVVTVRDHGPGVPDSELQHIFEPFYRVGEARERSSGGVGLGLSIADRTIKLHGGTIRAENVNGGLLITIGIPLSVAPTTLQPAAERVPVA; encoded by the coding sequence GTGAAATACCGCAGTTTGTTCCTGAAAATATTTTTCTGCTTCTGGCTGGCCGCCGCAGCCATGATCAGCACGTTGAACATCATGCTCTGGTTCTCCTTCAACCAGGATCCCAATCCGGAGCGCAGGCGAGGCGCCCTGGGCGAGGCGCTCAATCTATATGCCGAGTCCGCGGTGCAGGTTTATGACAGCGAGGGGCCGCAGGCCTTCGAGCAATTTGTCAACCGCTCACTCAAGGAAGCCGGCACCGAAATCGAACTATTCGATGGCGATGGAAAGTCACTCACCGCGCCCACGGCGGCCGAAGCGTATAGCGTAGCCAACGAGATCAAGCAGACCCAGCAACATATTTCGCACGTTACCTCCCTTGGCAGGATGACCTGGGGAAGGCCGGTAGTTGCACCGAGCGGACGTGTCTTTATTTTTGTTACGCGTTTGCGCCAGCCTTACGTTTTCCGCGGCCTGCCTTCCTGGGGCATTGCGCTCAGCATTCTGGCGGCCGGAGTGATTTCTTACTTCCTGGCACTCTACCTTACGTCGCCGGTAAAGAAATTGAAGTCCGTAGTCCAATCTTTTGCTGAAGGAAATCTGGAAGCACGCGTTACGCCGCAGCTAGGCAGTCGGCATGACGAACTGGCCGATCTGGGCCGTGAGTTCGACCACATGGCGGAACGCATTGCAGCGCTTATCTCATCCCAAAAGCGCCTGCTGGCCGATATCTCTCACGAACTGCGGTCGCCCCTTGCCCGGTTGACCGTGGCGTTGGCGCTGGCGCGCAAAAACACCACCACCAAAGGTGAGGCCGCGCTGGACAGGATTGAAATGGAGTCCGAGCGGGTGAATGCTCTAGTAGGACAGTTGCTGGCCCTTACGCGGCTGGAAAGCGGCGCCGAAAGCGTGCCTCCTGAAACAGTTGCGCTAGAAGAGCTGCTGGAAGAAGTGATTGACGACGCCAACTATGAAGCCAAGCCGCTGCATAAAGAAGTGAGAGTGCTGCAGCTTGCGCCGTGCCGTGTACGTGGATCATCAGAGCTTTTGCGCAGCGGAATTGAAAATGTGATTCGCAACGCCATTCGTTACACGGCTGAAGGTACCGCCGTTGAAGTTTGTCTTACCACGCGGCTCGATAACGCCGTTGTGACGGTACGCGATCACGGTCCGGGCGTTCCCGATTCCGAGTTGCAGCACATCTTTGAGCCTTTTTATCGGGTAGGCGAAGCGCGCGAGCGTTCCAGCGGCGGCGTGGGCCTGGGGCTTTCCATTGCCGACCGGACAATCAAGCTTCACGGCGGCACTATACGCGCTGAAAACGTGAATGGCGGACTTTTAATCACGATAGGCATTCCGCTCTCCGTTGCGCCGACCACTCTGCAACCTGCCGCCGAGAGAGTGCCAGTGGCCTAA
- a CDS encoding VOC family protein — translation MLAGCKLIGFVPTKNSALSREFYEGKLGFKFVSDDQFALVMQAGESMIRIVKGAKFTPAQYTVMGWEVTDIEATVQWLTGRGVTFEKYPFVEDQKLGIWTTPNGDKVAWFKDPEGNVLSLSQHT, via the coding sequence ATGCTGGCTGGCTGCAAACTCATTGGTTTTGTTCCGACCAAAAACTCCGCGTTATCCCGGGAATTTTACGAAGGCAAACTTGGCTTCAAGTTTGTGAGCGACGATCAATTTGCGCTGGTTATGCAGGCCGGCGAGTCCATGATCCGCATTGTAAAGGGTGCTAAATTCACGCCTGCCCAGTACACCGTGATGGGCTGGGAAGTCACCGACATTGAGGCGACGGTCCAATGGCTAACTGGTCGCGGCGTCACATTCGAGAAGTATCCTTTTGTCGAGGACCAGAAACTTGGCATTTGGACCACGCCAAACGGAGACAAAGTCGCTTGGTTCAAAGATCCCGAGGGCAACGTGCTTTCTCTAAGCCAACATACTTAG